From a region of the Cyprinus carpio isolate SPL01 chromosome B21, ASM1834038v1, whole genome shotgun sequence genome:
- the fgf1b gene encoding fibroblast growth factor 1b: MTERDITAFTLLPTTTEQKEPKHNSLQKLYCRNGGYHLRIQPNGTVDASRQENDVYTLLKVKAVKAGLVAIRGHETGLYLAMDKYGKLYGTVMLNDECYFIEKIEENHYNTYRSQRYQENGDWYVGIKKNGWAKNGSKTHRGQNAIYFLPIPVDGSIQ, encoded by the exons ATGACCGAGCGGGATATCACCGCTTTCACACTCCTACCGACGACCACCGAGCAGAAAGAACCCAAACATAACTCTCTGCAAAAACTTTACTGCAGGAATGGAGGATACCATCTCCGGATCCAACCTAACGGGACTGTGGACGCGAGTCGACAAGAGAACGACGTCTACA CTCTTTTAAAGGTAAAAGCAGTGAAAGCAGGATTAGTGGCCATTCGGGGTCATGAGACTGGACTATACCTGGCAATGGACAAATATGGAAAACTTTATGGCACT gTCATGTTGAACGATGAGTGTTACTTCATTGAGAAGATCGAGGAGAACCACTACAACACATACCGCTCACAGAGGTATCAGGAGAACGGGGACTGGTACGTGGGGATCAAAAAGAATGGATGGGCAAAAAACGGCTCCAAAACACACAGGGGCCAAAATGCAATCTACTTCCTGCCAATTCCGGTGGATGGCAGCATACAGTAA